ggttgctctctccacgcgaggagcaacaccagggctccttgctccctcggccgggctatcgcccttgtgacggcgctcgaaaagcgtcacgtcacaaaCCAAAAGATATCTATTTCCTGACGTAGTAGAAGGAAGAGGACCAAGTATATCCATTTGAACCCTCTCAAAAGGAGAacttgaattataaatttgtaaaggAGATCTCCCTTTTTCAGAAGGACCTTTTCTAGCCACACAAATCTTACAAGAACGACACCAATTTTCCACATCAGTTTTACAAGTAGCCCAATAAAAACGTTTCCGAATTCTCTCTAGAGTTTTGTTAACTCCAAAATGTCCACCATATTTAGAATCATGAGCCATTTCCAAAATTTGATTAACACTTTTTTTAggaattataatttgaaaaatgacagATTTTGAATTTGGAGCTtcccattttttaaataaaactccgtcttttaaaattaaagcatcccaataagataaataaatttttgctgaaacttcttgtaaaattaattcttgacGAAAAGGACGTCTACCCAATTCTTTTCCTTGAATTAAACACGAAATAATTGAATCCTCTAACTGTTTCTTGCGCCAGTCTTCTAAATCATCTCCTAAAATTATTCGTGCAACAGAGTTTTCCTTTAACTCGACTTTTGTGCAATAAGTACATCCTGACTCGGCACAAGGTCGTCTTGATAAACCATCCGCATTTTGATGAAGCCTTCCTTTCCgatgaataatttcaaattcataTTGTTGTAGTTTTTCTAACCAACGAGCAAGTTGTCCTTCTAATTCCTTAAAAGACATCAACCAACGTAGAGAAACATGATCTGTtcgattcaaaaatttttttccatataaataatgacgaaaagattttattgaaTCAACAATAGCTAATAACTCACGACGAGTTACACAATAATTCCTTTCCGTTTTACTTAATACTCGACTATAATAGGCTATAACTTTTTCACTTCCATCCTGAATTTGTGACAAAACAGCTCCTATTCCATGGTTTGAAGCATCAGTATCGAGAACAAATTGTCCTTTCTCCTTaggaaaagataaaataggCGAAGcaatcattttttctttcaattcttcAAAAGCTTTTTGACAAGAAAAAGTCCAGTCAAATCTAACTTGTTTTTCTGTAAGAAGAAATAAAGGTTTTGCTATTAAAGAAAATCCTTTAACAAACTTCCTATAATAAGAGCAAAACCCTAAGAAACTTCGCACTTGTTTCTTTGTTTGAGGAACAGGCCAATTCTTTACCGCAGAAATCTTTTCCGGATCTGTAGTGATTCCTTTTTTTGAAACTATATGCCCAAGATATTTAACTTGTCTGCCAAAAAGAACACACTTCTTtggatttattttaagattagcCTCACGAAAACGAAGAAATactattcttaaattattcaacatttCCTCAAAAGTTCTACTAAATACAATGACATCATCTAAATACACTAAACaaattttggataaaatttttttaagaaccCTTTCCATCAAACGTTCAAAAGTTGCAGGAGCGTTACACAAACCAAATGGCATCACTGTAAATTGCCATAAACCCTTTCCTATAGAAAACGCagttttctctttatcttgcgggttaatttttgtttgccAATATCCACTCTTTAAATCTAAAGTGGAAAACCAAGAATTTCCAGCTAACTGATCTAATATGTCTTCAATTCGTGGAAGAGGATAAGAATCTTTGATAGTTAaagaattcaattttctataatcaaCACAAAATCTTAAcgttccgtttttttttttttactaaaaccACAGGAGAAATCCAAGGGCTTTGCGATTCTTCAATTACTCCTTGAGATTTCatttcttgaattattttatcaacttCTTGTCTAAGATGAATGGGAATTCGTCGAGGTGTTTGTTTAATAGatgtgttttcttttaaattaatattatgttttacaatATCACAATTTCCTGCAACTATCTCTTCAGAGAATAAATCTTCAAATTCTCctaaaaattctgcaaaaacttttctctggttaaaatttaaattttcggaATTTTCCTCAAAAAGTTTCTCTAATTTTTCAGGTATCTTTCCAGAAGACTCAATTCGTGAACAAGAAAATTGTTCATTTTGAGAATCTTTCCCGAAagcaaattcaaaaattccttctaaattaattttttcaagaaaattagCTCCTAAAATACAATCGTCTGAAATCTCAGCAACTAACAttggaaaatttaaagaatatttcccTAATTCCACCTTTATGACAACTTTGGAATACACTTTCACTGTTTCCCCCGTCggatattttagaaaataattttctaaattcatCTGCCGACAAATTTTTCCaacaaatcttttatttacaattgaaatATCAGAACCTGTATCTaccaaaaaattacaaattaatccaTTAATTTTCCCTTTATAatggaaaagattttttttaattctattcatagaaatttttttaaaaataattttcgaggaATTCTTTCTTTCAGCCGAGTTTACCCCGTTTAACTCGACTATTCCTTGTTTCCCTCTTTAATTAAAGTAGGGCATTCTGATCGAAAATGCCCTTGTTCACCACATTGCCAGCATTCTCTCCTTGATTCGAAATctttcttttgaaatttttcactaaattaattttttttaacaaaattacctcttctattttctattttcttttcagaatttttatcattttctacaaattcaaatttatctttttcgaaatcctttttcaaaaaattatttctttcatcttttctttttgagaAGCTATTTTCCTGAATAGCTTTAATAGCCATCGCTCTTTCCATAGCTATCTTTAACGATGTCACTCCTTCTAATTGAAGGGTACGTTTGATAAAACCGTCTGACAATGCGGTGATAAACTGAGCGCAAGCTATTTTATCccttatttcttttgtacatTTGGGATAAGCCATACGCGATAATCGTTCTATATCCGCGCCTAATGTTGTTAaactttcagaaaatttttgtttacgaTTAGTAAActgaatataaaaagtttgagCCAAATGTCCTTCCCCGTaacataattctaattttgatttcaagTCTTCGAATCGcaaattttctaattcaaAGACCCCATCCAAAATAGAACGCGCTTTGCCTCTTAAACTAGTCGCTAATGCAACCGTTTTAACTGACTCAGTCCAAGAATTTGCTTGAGCAATCAAatcaaattgaattaaaaattcctgCAAAGGAACACTTCCATCGTAATTGTCcggttttaatttataacctaaatctgaattttcaatatttaatctatttcgCGACGCGGAACTCTCTCTCTGATTCCTAATTTCGCTATTTCGTGACGCGGAACTCTCTCCCTGATTCCTAATTTCGCTATTTCGTGACACGGAACTCTCTCCTTGATTCCTAATTTCGCTATTATTAAAACGACTTAGCTGGACTATATCTTGTTCCAAACGATGCAGTTCTGTCCGTATCTGCTCCTGTTCAACTCGTCGTTCCTCTCGGAGTTGTCTCGGAGTGTCCTAGCTCCTCCAGGATTGTACGCAGCATTTCCGACTCAGCCGAAACCACTGCCGTTTCATTTGACACCGCCGCAGCTTGAGTACGCGTCCTCCTTGGTGAATGGACTGTGGACATGTCGTTCGCCGATCCCGGACGAGCCCCCAAAATGTTACGTTCCCGTAGAACGTAATGGATCGGCCGATCAATTTGAGAATAATGTTCACTCACTCGAAAGACTCACACACACGAAATAAAGAACACTTCTTAACGAATTGAGAACTTTAATAGAACTTATTTACAATCTTTGCAACCAAAACCGATAAATACAAGAGAACTGTCAATACGCGTCCGCACAATTTGACAGCTCCTCCGAAACTGAACTGACcagtgatgcaaactcgagccGGCCAGCACCAGGGCTCCGTGGTAGGGGAAGCATGcacacaagcgagaatcgCTTACGTCACACGTACGTGTGCGCACATATCATATCATATCTCGCTTGTGTGCATGCTTCCCCTACCACGGAGCCCTGGTGCTGGCCggctcgagtttgcatcactgGAACTGACAAACGTTGTTTACAAACAAGCGTCTCCTTAGAAACGAATCTTCTACTCTTTCTATAAGACTGACAGACTAacgttatttacaaataagcGTCTCCCTGGAGACGAATCTTCTGCTCTCAATGAGACGAAATACAGggacgcaacaatatatatatatatatatatatatatatatataaatatatatatatatatatatatacatatatatatatatatacagtataTATAACATAGTTATAacattggtttaaaaaaaaagtatgcagttgcatgttgcaaattacatattttttcttaaaagcaactatgtgttttctttataccaattgattcgtctcattattttgtgcataaaagtattaaggtaaaatttttgaaaattgaatgttttacaagatattttgtattttatgtcaaaatgctgtaactttcaagcctcataactcaaaaagtacttaatgaaaaataactttattatagtgttttgaaaagctcttgacaccagctattagattttggaatcaaaaatagaggtttctatttaaaaaatttgatttgaccttgaaatgaccttgaaggtcacgGGCAAGGCCAAATCTAAGGTCACCATCGGATTGCTCGAgaaaaatcctacaactttgtCGAGTTCATTTTCCTCTGtgatgcgtatttttcaaattatttagcCGTCCCGGAACTTTTGACACacgctgtatatatataatgtatattatgtgctttatattatctatattcatatcaaaatatctttctaaaaaattgacatcattttatatattttttttacaataaatgtatatgatatatgccatattttttatttctaaagcatgaaatataaagatatttttaatttcttgtgtctatcatttgtaaaaaaatcttgataaaagaaacaacattaattttgcgacttgcaataatctgtttcaatatatgcttcttttaaatacttacaattagccttattttatgtgattaacttgatatttaaaatacgtattaaaatcgaaaatgtatttttattacagtagaaaagaaacattcttgtcttacaacagagagaaatggcaaaatataatattgtctaaagtacagtccgataaaaactgttaaaattgaacattttataaaaccactgtgattcatgaaaaatcagaactgttattttaaaaatttagacatatttcgactgtgtgttttaaactgcactacacattcaaaaatcacagattaattttatttctacaaagttgtgtataatgtcagtggaaaagtgatttattttttattacatgatATTTAACCATTTCTCTCTagtgtaagactacaatgttttttttttttactgaattagaaattaattttatatttaatgtgtattttagataccaaggtaaacgcataaaataaggctatttgtaagtatttaaataaagtatatattgaaacagattattgcaagtcacaaaattaatgttgtttcttttatcaagatttttttacaaataatacatatgttaCGTCCTAACCTGGAGGAAAAGGGGCGGAGTCAGGTATACGGAcggacgcaacaataaaagtataaatttgtgGTGTTTGCTCGCTGGTCGGTATGAGAGGAGGCGACCGCGCGAGCCGAACGATTTCCCTTGGCTGAGAACAGGTCAACGATTGTAAGGATCGATATTACGCTGTTAGAGGCCTTAACCATTCGTTCGTGGTTCCTTTTTCTGGTCGAAACTTAACTCCTTTTACCAAGGGCGGAACCTCGTGCGATTTTCAAAGGAGAAGAGGGAGGTCTATGACGGAGGTCCTACAACTATTAAGGATTTACACACTAGAATTAGGTTGTAACATGAGTTGACGTTACATTGACATATTTCCTAATTTGGTTTGATTTCTCAgtcgggagaaagagagagagagagagacaaggAGTGACTATAAAATTTAGACTTACTACGTGGATGTCTTGAAATGTACTTAGATCTCCAATTCTAAAGTCCAGGTGTAGTCGGCCTTGAGGTGTACTTGATCCTCCTGGGGTCAGTTAGTAGTATCCGCACTGGGTCGATCGGAGACTGATTGCAGCTGAGGGGGATGAGAGTGAAGAGCTACGGCTGATGAGCGTTATATCCTTCGCGCCGGGAAAACTGATCGGAGGCGTTGCACAGATCCTCGTATTCGTAGTCAAAATAGTTTCTTTGAACACCGATGTATTCTGAATTGTCTTCCGTAACCGGTCTCGTGTACTGGAGAAGTAATTGGCGCGCACGGTATTTTACTCCCCCACGTTGCGTCTTAGATTTGGGCATGAAGGATAATGTTGTCAATCCGAAAATTTTATGCTAAAAgcgtgcggtggtccgcaccaCGATTAGCGGGGATACAGAAACCAAGTACaacgtgcggtggtccgcaccggAGCAAATAGTTCTGAGTGCTGATTCAGAGAGATAACTGGATGGTTGGGTGTTAGGTAGGGTGTAGGTTGTACACGAGAAAAGAGATCGAATAGTTTTAACAGACACTTTACTGTAtctattttgttacaaacacTTACAGTCACTTAAAAATGTTGCGAATTATTTCTAAGTCCCAATATTCAAACTGTTCGGGTAATACTAAAAGTCTCTCTCTACTAACTGGCTGGCTCTCTAACTAAAACCTCCGCTGACTCTCTAACTAAAACTCCGCTGACTCTCGCTGGGTCCCTTCCTTTTATACTCAGATTTTTTGGTTTTGGAAGGGAGGTATTCCTTAAGATTTTGGATCCTTGAGAAAATCTTAGGGTAGAGGAAAGTAATAAAGATAGATTTCCAATAGGAAATCGAACTTAAAGATAGGCGGGAATAAGGCGAGGTGGTGGTATTTAGTGTAGacgctataaaattttatcggtgCGGACGTGATCATCGCCGGAAACTCAAAGAACAATTTATCTTATCGGAAATTTCGATATGTGTCTGAAATAATCTTAGTGAGTTttatggttttatttttatttgtaaaggcCAAATTTTCATTAGGGATCTCTTTGAGTTTTACCGACTGATCGTGAGAAAGTTGCGCAAAGAAGAACCGTGTAGGATGTAGGATGTAacacatacaagaaactaaaaatatctttatatttcatgctttataaataagttatatgacatatgtcatacgtcatataactaatatataatataaattatatgacatatacatttattataaaaatatatacaatatacaaaatgatattaactttttacatagatactttgatgtgaatatgtataatatggagcacataatatacataatatatatacataatatacaggGTTGGGAAGTAACTCGTTACTTGTAACGAAGTTACAgttacagttattttttttcggtaacTATAACTTAACTTCGttcctttttcttcatctATAACTGTAACTTAACTTAGTTACACATTTATGATAACTAGTAACTAATTTaacagttaatttaatattctggCTGCGTTCCATAAAGCATATATGCGCGCAGGATATCGTTTACGTATCGTACATATGCACGCATATGTGCATTTATATGCTTCACGGAACGCAGTCTGTGAACAAAAATGCGCGCATAACTGCTTCAAGTCTGGGTCAAGAGCAGCTAATGCGTACATTGGTGTACACTGGCATCCTCGCTAACAAAAGTAAGACTTTTCTTTTGTGACattttggataaaataattttggataaaatGGATTTAGTGGATTttgatgtatttataaatgaagATTTAACAATAACGATACAAATCGATCGGAAATCGGCCGAAAGAGCTTTTACAGgttagtttatatatatatacatatatcatatatatattatttatttattgcacaaatttttttacatttttattttttagatagtGCCTATTTACAAGAAATAACTAATCaagaattgaataaattaaatataaaaacagtaaATAGAATAATAGATTTGCCACAAAGTAAATCAAaggacaaaaataaaaataaaaattattctgttcaacaaaataaaaataattctattaaacaaaataaaaataattctgtagaacaaaatgaaaaaaattctgttgaacaaaatgaaaatgattCTGTTGAACAATCACAATGTGCAAATGAAGGtatcgtaatatttaaaatatttataaaaaagatctCTCTATTATTACCGCTTATAACTCTAAATTAACGcgctttacattttataaaaaacttttttattttttagaaagaagTATTTCGTTATGGGCGCAGAACGACACACATcttattacattatacaaagaaaaggaagatgatttaaaaaatggacGATTAAGACAAGGGAAATTTTGGGAAATTATTGCCAAAGAAATAAGCAGAATCAACCCCAAGATTAAATAAACTGCGATTCAGTGCAGTAATAAAATGTCTTGTTTAAAACGTACTTATAAGAACATCAAAGACCACAATAATAAATCTGGAAACGATAGAAAAACTTGGTCATTTTACgaggtatttaaaaaaaatttatttgttttatttgtaagccgaaaataatattatacttaaaagttttatgagaaaattttttttaataggaGATGGATGAAATTTTTGGTAATCGAGCATGGGTCAACCCAAAAAGTCTGGCTTCAGAAGCTGGTCCAAGCCGACTTTCATCATCTAGTTCAACATCATCATCACcaacttttacaaaatcatGTAAGAGAAAAAGGGAGAATTTTTTAGAAGAATTAATAAACCAAAGTAAAATacagcaaaaagaaaaaaatacacgagaagagaaaaaacttgaaatgtttgataaatttagagaAGAAAGACTTAAGAtgcacaaagaaaaaataagcaTGCAACAAAAGTTATTGGACGTAATGACAAAATTATGTTcagcaaataaaaacaattaattttaagttattttaagtattcatcagttttattatatatatatatatttttttttttttctcagatttacaatatatattttctttgaaaaaatttgatttaatttttagatttcattaaaaaacaatattgatttatttttaattaaagcaatgtaattgcatttattttcaatattatgttGTGTTAATATCTGAAAGTATCTActtatcaatataattgaaagataaaaaaaatctttttgtttaAGTAGTCTGAGATTAGACTGAGTTTAAACTGCAAGACTGTGATTAATGTGATgatgtgcaaaatatttttaatttgttattttaactttgcagtttattatttgttaaaactataattaactataatgctataaaataaatatgtacgcCAAAACTGTATAGCAATTTCATGAAAATGCATAAtctgcttaaaatatttttatattaaaaattataaaaaattttaaaatatttctatgtaagttgcaaaaaataagttattctaataaaatgacatatacaaaatttatttatttattttaattaatgctacaatattgatattataatattataatttatttaatataatttatatttttaaatatataaaaaaaatttcaaatttttttttacgcaaaatGTAAGTACAAATGTCAATACAAAATTCTTaatgataaagatattttattaaatattttttaatattacagtaaagtcgttaaataaaattaaaaaattttaatcttatattgaattttttattacttcgtTGTATAAAGATCCTAATATTGTCAGTTTCTTGTATCGATATAATTCGTGgcttttttgaattttcagAACTTTTACAGTTTTCCTAATCcatattttcacatttacCAGTATTAGTGAACTtacatgtaattaaattaaaatcgcatttctaaattattcattattgcGTTACGTTTTGCTTTAGCAGCctcaatatttgcattttgcacattttgtaCTCGTGCAGGGCAAggttgattatttatattttctatttcattcattaaatcattatgtaaaatgcaaatattgtgCAATACACAAGTAGCAATTATATACTCAGGAATTCTTTTTACGTCTACCAGAGATAATCTATCAAATATTCTTCTCCATCTTGTTTTTAATACTCCAAACGCTCTTTCAATTGCTATGCGAGCTGCCGActgacaataattaaaatgtacttGTTTTCTTGTAAGATAACCATTGTTTTTAAATGGTaccattaaatttaaatgaatagGATATGCAGCGTCTCCCACAAGATAACTTTCATTAGGAAAGTAGATATCTGGTTGTTCCATGTAATCACTTATTTGTGAATTACGCAATACCCTAGCATCATGTACACTCCCAGCATGGCCTACTAATACacttgtaaataataatttgtgagTGCAAACTCCCTgcaaaataagttaattattaaaaattatacaatatatacaatatatatatatatatatatatatatatatatatatatatatatatatatatatatatatatatatatatatataattatcaatatgtaatacataaatttatataaagaaatgtatAAACTATGAAATTGTGGatgtgtgtgcatgtgtgcTGTGTGTGGatttgtatgtaaaaaataactaatttacCTGAAGATTAATAGCGGAATATCCTTTGCGGCATATGTAATCATCACCATTTTCTATGGGCTTATTGATTTCAATAAGGGTTTCGTCAATAGCTCCAATAACACCACGTAATCcacttacattataaaattcatcCATTACTTCAACAGCTTTTTGTCCTGTTGGCCATTTAATGAATTGATGTGCAATTGTGAAAAGAGCAGATATCACTCTCCTCAATGCTCGAAAACAAGTTGCTTTGCCAACCCCAAATCTATCACTCACTGATCTGAAAGCAAAAATGAATCTTTATATCCATTAAGCAATGTAAGTAaccaatttttatagttaatataaataaatgtcaatgaattattaaagaaatgtaCCAAAAACTTTCAGGTGTAGCCATAAACCATAGTgacattaataattgttttttggcTGGAATACATTTGTTTCCCATAttacagtttttttgttcCAGTATTGGgccgattaaaaataaaattctttcaaatGATGCTGGATATAATctgtaaacaaaatttcattacatttttatatttttattattcaatcttatatttatatttacaaattatttacaaattttttaattacataccgAAAATGTCTTTTAAAATCTTCAGCATTTAGATGGTTGACTATATTTTCTACGTAGTTCTGAACTTtaggaattttatttaaatcagaTCTATCGTCTTTAGTTATTGCACTTAGCTTTAACACCAAATCTTGTTCATCATCACTTGAgtcagaaaagaaaaattccacAATTTCTGTCTAATATTATTTGAGATCCGTACGACTAGATGGCACTATCGACACGAATGGTGGTGGGAGTGAGTGTGTCGGTCGTAATGATACGCATAACAAGACGTATAATAAAGCAATCAGTTTAATTCAAAGGAaggtttcttttatttgtattgttCAATCCGTAGTGAGCAAATTTCAGGCACCAGCTTGAAgcagaaagagaaaaacgcaAAGAAATACGCACGGACGCATTTCTCATAAAAcagtggtccttcgagccggatcTCACGTGAGGTGAGGTTAGCACGTACCACGTTGCAAGGCTTTCGCGAATTTCTGTGGTGACTGAATTCGAAGGTTTAACGTGGATCGAGAAAAGAGGATATTTATTCGCATTACTGGACTTAAGAACTTTTATCAGTTAAGTTGCAATAAAGTAAGAAGGATCTCACGTAAGgtgagagagacagctacagCTAGCTACGCGGACTATACTAACGAGTGAAAGAGAAACAGGACAGACAAAGATCGGGGAGGCACGAGCTCAAGTGGACAATAACAACCACACTCACGGACACATTCTGAAAACAACAATCGCATATTATTCAAGGCATATATGTACATTCAGAGGACTTCTATGATCAAGGATTATTGACGCAACAAAGAGACACGgaatcttaatatttattccataAGGGTGAGTTGTTTGTACCAGTACTGTAATCACATAGTATTCGCATCGTTTAACATGGCAGTATCTATGAAACAATTGACACAAGCACGCGGGCAAATTAAGGCTCATATCACGCGATTTAGAACATTTTTAGACGGTTTTAGTCCGGAACACAGCATTGTCGCATTAGAAACTCGTTTAGAAAAAATCGAGCCATTTTATGAGCGATATGATGAAGTACAGTCGCAAATAGAAACCGCGGCACAAACGGAGGAAGAAGTAGAGACAGCGCGAAATGAACGTGATCAATTCGAGACGTCGTATTTCAAACTAGTGACACGAGCGAAAACTATCTTGAGACCGGAAAGGGTTCCGGCCAGAAATGATCGGGCGATTATCCAAGACGAAGTAAATGTACATAATGTTCCGCAGATAGGCGTAAAATTGCCGGTTATCAAACTGCCAGTATTCGACGGTTCGCATGATCGTTGGATAAAATTTAGAGACACATTCCAGTTGATGATTGATGATAATCCAACATTAACAGACATTCAAAAGTTCCATTATTTAGACTCAGCAATTACAGGCGACGCAGAG
This DNA window, taken from Linepithema humile isolate Giens D197 chromosome 7, Lhum_UNIL_v1.0, whole genome shotgun sequence, encodes the following:
- the LOC137001253 gene encoding putative nuclease HARBI1 translates to MDEFYNVSGLRGVIGAIDETLIEINKPIENGDDYICRKGYSAINLQGVCTHKLLFTSVLVGHAGSVHDARVLRNSQISDYMEQPDIYFPNESYLVGDAAYPIHLNLMVPFKNNGYLTRKQVHFNYCQSAARIAIERAFGVLKTRWRRIFDRLSLVDVKRIPEYIIATCVLHNICILHNDLMNEIENINNQPCPARVQNVQNANIEAAKAKRNAIMNNLEMRF